The Phycisphaerae bacterium genome has a window encoding:
- a CDS encoding DUF721 domain-containing protein, which yields MDGDFILEQANKKIVGHRQPASLPLGNDVYDYLGRFAKNTDKNIEILNLFEQIAGQEITAHCQLDSIRAGVLKVKVKPGPYMFHLRNRTDEILRQLQETCPSANIREIRLLCLK from the coding sequence ATGGACGGCGATTTTATACTCGAACAGGCAAACAAAAAAATTGTCGGACACAGACAGCCGGCGAGTTTACCACTGGGAAACGATGTATACGACTATCTCGGCAGGTTCGCAAAGAATACAGATAAAAACATCGAGATATTAAACCTGTTCGAACAAATTGCAGGCCAGGAAATAACCGCACATTGTCAACTGGATTCCATCCGGGCAGGTGTGCTGAAAGTAAAAGTCAAGCCGGGACCATATATGTTTCACCTGCGAAACAGAACTGATGAGATACTTAGACAGCTGCAGGAAACCTGTCCATCGGCGAACATAAGGGAAATCAGGCTTTTGTGCTTGAAATAA
- the dnaN gene encoding DNA polymerase III subunit beta has product MKVKFNRAALAEALGLVTIVVPSRTTKPILQGLKIQAGKDKVYISATDFEIGITCLIPQAQVEEEGQAVVPAERLAAIVRESVDEVLAMEVAEATCRVRGADSNFTIFGHQPEQYPEVPGFDGHAQLEADLVKLQEAVEHCLFATAKENTRYALSGILWEPAGKKLILVGTDGRRLAKYKLSLNAEADKKIEAEKFIVPAKTMALLDKVGAGEKDKVSVKFVDGKIIIACGKVVISSNLVEGTFPKYEDIIPADYKNKVQLNTAATLSAVKRAALITNEDSKGVKLALGKKSLVFTSRAPEMGDAEIAMEVDYKGEPMEIGFNPQFLVDVLRVVREDSFELQLGQPDRPGLIKSGANFVYIVMPVSLS; this is encoded by the coding sequence ATGAAAGTTAAGTTTAACAGAGCAGCACTTGCTGAAGCACTGGGCCTTGTAACAATAGTTGTTCCTTCGCGAACTACCAAGCCTATTCTGCAGGGGCTTAAGATTCAGGCGGGAAAAGACAAAGTTTATATCAGCGCAACTGATTTTGAAATTGGCATAACCTGCCTTATCCCGCAGGCGCAGGTCGAAGAGGAAGGACAAGCGGTCGTTCCGGCCGAGCGGCTGGCGGCAATTGTGCGTGAAAGCGTTGACGAAGTTCTCGCGATGGAAGTGGCGGAAGCGACCTGCCGAGTGCGCGGAGCCGACAGCAACTTTACGATTTTCGGTCATCAGCCGGAGCAGTATCCGGAAGTGCCCGGTTTCGACGGACACGCACAGCTCGAGGCCGACCTTGTTAAATTGCAGGAAGCGGTCGAGCACTGCCTTTTCGCGACGGCCAAAGAAAACACACGATACGCGCTGAGCGGCATTCTATGGGAGCCGGCCGGTAAAAAACTTATACTTGTCGGAACAGACGGCCGAAGACTGGCGAAATATAAACTAAGCCTGAACGCAGAGGCGGACAAGAAAATCGAAGCTGAGAAATTTATCGTACCGGCCAAGACGATGGCGCTTCTCGATAAAGTCGGAGCCGGCGAAAAAGATAAGGTCTCCGTTAAGTTCGTTGACGGCAAGATAATTATCGCCTGCGGCAAAGTTGTAATCAGTTCCAACCTCGTTGAAGGAACTTTTCCGAAATACGAAGATATTATTCCGGCCGATTACAAGAACAAGGTACAGCTTAATACCGCCGCAACGCTGAGCGCCGTGAAGCGGGCTGCGCTTATTACCAATGAAGATTCGAAGGGCGTTAAACTTGCGCTCGGCAAAAAATCTCTCGTGTTTACCAGCAGGGCGCCGGAAATGGGCGACGCTGAAATAGCGATGGAAGTGGACTATAAGGGCGAGCCGATGGAAATAGGGTTTAACCCGCAATTCCTCGTGGATGTGCTGAGAGTAGTCCGTGAAGATTCGTTCGAACTGCAACTGGGCCAGCCTGACCGGCCGGGCCTGATAAAGAGCGGCGCGAATTTTGTTTATATAGTTATGCCGGTAAGTCTTTCTTAG
- a CDS encoding WYL domain-containing transcriptional regulator, producing MKHSRVSRIVNILTTLQSGQKYSPVDLENLLGISRRTVFRDLKELQSIGVPYKYDNKTGGYSIDPKFFLPPIDFNLQEALSLLMLVHKMRNHLPMPYKNSALLAGLKIENNLPADIRQYCQSTLAKITVAPDQHAAIKLLDDVYSTVQKAIRKKTMLRIAYSSLYENGDIDTTIHPYHLLYKKRAWYVIGHSSLHKAVRTFNLGRIIRAEVLDKKFTGGDNFDVQEYLGRAWCLIPEGKLYDIKLKFSPLVAHNVTEVLWHSTQQAQWNKDGSVILSFRVDGLGEISWWVLGYGDQVQVLSPVTLRTKVLEKAQNFVELHKKL from the coding sequence ATGAAACACAGTAGAGTCAGCAGAATCGTCAATATTTTGACCACGCTTCAGTCTGGTCAGAAATATTCGCCCGTGGACCTCGAAAACCTTCTTGGTATAAGCAGACGCACGGTTTTCAGGGATTTAAAAGAGCTGCAGAGCATTGGCGTACCTTACAAATACGACAACAAAACCGGCGGCTACAGTATCGACCCCAAATTTTTCCTGCCTCCCATCGATTTTAATCTTCAGGAGGCCCTTAGCCTTCTAATGCTCGTACACAAGATGAGAAATCATCTGCCGATGCCGTATAAAAATTCAGCGCTGCTGGCGGGGCTGAAAATAGAAAATAATCTTCCGGCTGATATCCGCCAGTATTGCCAGAGTACGCTTGCGAAAATAACCGTTGCTCCGGACCAGCACGCCGCGATAAAGCTGCTCGACGATGTTTACAGTACCGTACAGAAAGCTATCAGGAAAAAGACAATGCTTCGTATCGCTTACTCGTCCCTGTATGAAAACGGCGATATAGACACAACCATTCATCCATATCATCTTCTTTATAAAAAACGCGCATGGTATGTAATAGGCCATTCCAGCCTTCATAAGGCCGTCAGAACCTTTAACCTCGGCAGAATTATACGCGCGGAGGTTCTTGATAAAAAATTTACCGGCGGAGACAACTTCGATGTTCAGGAATATCTCGGCAGGGCGTGGTGCCTGATACCGGAAGGAAAACTTTACGATATCAAACTAAAATTTTCTCCGCTCGTAGCTCATAATGTTACGGAAGTTTTGTGGCATAGTACACAACAAGCTCAATGGAACAAAGACGGCTCGGTAATCCTAAGTTTTCGCGTCGATGGGCTTGGCGAAATCAGTTGGTGGGTGCTCGGATATGGCGACCAGGTACAGGTACTTTCGCCGGTCACACTGCGCACAAAAGTGCTGGAAAAAGCACAAAATTTTGTCGAACTTCATAAAAAATTATAG